The Candidatus Nanopelagicus abundans genome includes a region encoding these proteins:
- a CDS encoding Lrp/AsnC family transcriptional regulator — translation MSVQAYILIQTEVGKASSVAKAVSAIAGVTIAEGVTGPYDVIMRAESASMEDLGRTVLAKVQAVAGITRTLTCPVTTF, via the coding sequence ATGTCTGTTCAGGCTTACATTCTTATTCAAACTGAAGTTGGTAAGGCTTCCAGTGTTGCAAAAGCTGTTTCTGCCATTGCTGGCGTAACTATCGCTGAAGGTGTTACCGGTCCTTACGATGTAATCATGCGAGCAGAGTCTGCAAGCATGGAAGATCTAGGTCGCACAGTTTTAGCAAAGGTGCAAGCAGTTGCTGGCATAACTAGAACTCTTACCTGCCCAGTTACTACTTTTTAA
- the rpmB gene encoding 50S ribosomal protein L28, translating to MSSVCDICGKAPSFGNNVSHSKRATRRRWNPNIQKIRTLINGQTKRKNVCASCLKAGKVVR from the coding sequence GTGTCTTCAGTATGCGATATCTGCGGCAAAGCCCCAAGCTTTGGTAACAACGTCTCCCACTCAAAACGTGCTACTCGCCGTCGCTGGAATCCAAATATCCAAAAAATTCGTACGCTAATCAATGGACAAACCAAGCGCAAGAATGTTTGTGCCTCATGCCTTAAGGCAGGCAAAGTAGTTCGCTAA
- a CDS encoding YbaK/EbsC family protein: MRDQVRTSYRISSVAMVSKAIGGVAPIGWINQPKIVIIDQALNDYEVVWAAAGHPHAVYPTTYDELIKCTSARPLIVGEN, encoded by the coding sequence ATGAGAGACCAAGTTCGAACCTCATACAGAATTTCCTCAGTAGCAATGGTTTCAAAAGCCATAGGGGGCGTTGCACCAATTGGATGGATAAATCAGCCGAAGATAGTAATTATTGATCAAGCACTAAATGATTACGAAGTAGTTTGGGCAGCAGCAGGTCATCCACATGCAGTTTATCCAACAACGTATGACGAGTTAATTAAATGTACTAGTGCAAGGCCACTTATAGTTGGTGAAAATTAA
- a CDS encoding NAD(P)H-dependent glycerol-3-phosphate dehydrogenase yields the protein MKKVAVLGSGAWGTTLGQVMVDSGQQVLIWGRNKKVVREINRRHSNRRFLKGIDLPKELRATTDIKAALEFAEVILLAIPAQTLRENLVNWKGFFPEELPIISTLKGIEVETQFRMTEVVQDVLAVDQSRLGIITGPNLASEIIMRQPAGAVAASENQKNIDLMVEMFSTNYFRIYPSSDLIGCEFAGAAKSVIALAVGIAVGMGYGENTQGLMITRGLAEVAKLGEAYGANPLTFLGLAGIGDLVASAQSPLSRNRSFGEVLGKTGSITKARAQVVKTVEGVYSAGAMLELAHRVGVEAPIIEVVSDVVAGTLNPKDAVDRLMKVSIKADI from the coding sequence ATGAAAAAAGTTGCTGTCTTAGGTTCTGGAGCATGGGGAACAACACTTGGTCAGGTAATGGTTGATTCTGGTCAGCAGGTTTTAATTTGGGGGCGAAACAAAAAAGTAGTACGAGAAATAAATCGTCGCCATTCAAATCGGAGGTTTTTAAAAGGAATTGATCTACCAAAAGAGTTAAGAGCAACTACCGATATTAAAGCTGCACTTGAGTTTGCTGAGGTAATTTTACTAGCAATTCCAGCTCAAACATTGCGAGAGAATTTAGTAAATTGGAAGGGGTTTTTTCCAGAGGAATTACCAATTATAAGCACCTTAAAAGGTATAGAAGTTGAAACCCAATTTAGAATGACTGAGGTTGTCCAAGACGTGTTAGCAGTAGATCAATCAAGATTAGGAATAATTACTGGACCAAACTTAGCTAGTGAAATTATTATGAGACAGCCAGCTGGCGCAGTTGCCGCATCTGAAAATCAAAAAAATATTGATTTAATGGTTGAAATGTTTTCAACTAATTATTTTAGAATCTACCCATCATCTGACTTGATTGGTTGTGAATTTGCTGGCGCAGCTAAAAGCGTGATTGCACTTGCAGTTGGTATTGCAGTTGGTATGGGATATGGCGAGAATACTCAAGGATTAATGATTACTCGGGGGCTAGCTGAGGTTGCTAAATTAGGTGAGGCATATGGCGCTAATCCTCTTACCTTCTTAGGACTTGCTGGAATTGGTGATCTCGTAGCAAGTGCGCAATCACCTCTGTCGAGAAATAGAAGTTTTGGTGAGGTATTAGGAAAAACTGGTTCAATCACTAAAGCTAGAGCTCAGGTTGTTAAAACAGTTGAGGGTGTTTATTCAGCAGGTGCGATGCTAGAACTTGCACATCGAGTAGGAGTAGAAGCACCAATAATCGAGGTAGTTTCAGATGTCGTTGCCGGTACATTAAATCCAAAAGATGCAGTTGATAGATTAATGAAAGTAAGTATTAAGGCAGATATTTAA
- a CDS encoding lysophospholipid acyltransferase family protein: MSTDLKISYAPPSGKPLGVTSWFRFGADLVRPLLNLIAKRDWRGVENLPKSGAAIAVCNHISYVDPLLFTHFLYDNGRAPRYLGKASLFKLPIIGRVLLGAGQIPVERETSVASDALQHAIAFLKAGHLLGVYPEGTLTRDANYWPMKAKTGIARLAILTQVPVIPCAQWGAQKILPAYSKKPKLFPRTKVIIQAGTPLDFSKWYGKAEDPVAVEEATAYVMSAITKLLEDIRGEKAPFEVFDPKKSALPRTGNFKKEVK; the protein is encoded by the coding sequence GTGTCTACAGATCTGAAGATTTCCTATGCACCCCCTAGCGGAAAACCATTAGGTGTAACTAGTTGGTTTCGATTTGGTGCAGATTTAGTTAGGCCGCTCTTAAATTTAATCGCTAAGCGGGATTGGCGTGGCGTAGAAAATTTACCAAAAAGTGGAGCAGCAATTGCAGTTTGTAATCACATCTCATATGTAGATCCACTTCTTTTTACACATTTTTTATATGACAATGGCAGAGCACCAAGGTATTTAGGTAAGGCGTCACTTTTTAAACTGCCAATTATTGGGCGAGTTTTACTTGGTGCGGGTCAGATTCCAGTTGAACGCGAGACCAGTGTTGCCTCAGACGCACTTCAACATGCGATTGCATTTTTAAAAGCTGGCCATTTACTAGGTGTCTATCCAGAAGGAACACTAACTCGAGATGCTAACTACTGGCCCATGAAGGCTAAGACCGGAATTGCTCGCCTTGCAATTCTTACCCAAGTTCCAGTTATCCCATGCGCGCAGTGGGGTGCACAAAAGATTTTGCCAGCATATTCAAAAAAGCCAAAGTTATTTCCACGTACAAAGGTAATCATTCAAGCTGGAACACCACTTGATTTTTCAAAATGGTATGGAAAAGCAGAGGATCCAGTTGCAGTTGAAGAAGCAACTGCTTATGTGATGAGTGCAATCACTAAATTGTTAGAAGATATTCGGGGTGAGAAAGCACCGTTTGAGGTATTTGATCCAAAAAAATCAGCCCTACCTCGAACTGGTAATTTTAAGAAAGAAGTAAAATGA
- a CDS encoding YbaK/EbsC family protein, whose protein sequence is MDGVLEKSAVKRVQQALISIGAKGQIKVLADSARSAAEAAAALGIEVGQIASSIIFKLPDQSPLLVITSGRHRVDTELVARQLGEDKLDRVDADYVKEKSGFSIGGVSPLGWISKPEIILIDEALNDYDVVWAAAGHPHAVYPTTYVELIQCTGAQPMIVGE, encoded by the coding sequence ATGGATGGAGTTTTAGAAAAATCTGCTGTTAAACGAGTACAACAAGCTTTGATAAGTATTGGTGCTAAGGGGCAGATTAAGGTTTTAGCAGATAGTGCTCGGAGCGCAGCTGAGGCAGCAGCAGCTTTAGGTATCGAAGTTGGTCAGATTGCTTCATCAATTATTTTTAAACTACCTGATCAAAGCCCGCTATTAGTTATTACATCAGGTAGGCATCGTGTTGATACTGAGTTAGTTGCAAGGCAATTAGGAGAAGATAAGTTAGACCGAGTAGATGCTGATTATGTGAAAGAAAAATCAGGATTTTCAATAGGTGGTGTGAGCCCATTGGGGTGGATTTCAAAGCCAGAAATCATCCTTATTGATGAAGCGCTAAACGATTACGACGTTGTGTGGGCTGCTGCTGGACATCCTCATGCGGTGTATCCAACAACGTATGTCGAATTGATTCAATGCACTGGTGCGCAACCAATGATTGTAGGAGAATAG
- a CDS encoding D-alanine--D-alanine ligase family protein gives MSKVRVGIICGGKSSEHEISCVSANGILGAIDRNKFEPVLIGITKSGKWLLLPADTSFIIQNGALPVVPESGVEISVTSQGLFSGGKNLAIDVAFPILHGPYGEDGTIQGLFEMIGQRYVGSGVLACAVSMDKSYAKPIFASAGLNVAAGTVVTSSKFELPSSLKYPLFVKPARSGSSRGTTKVKAATELTAAVEHALTFDTKVIIEQAIIGKEIECAVLQADGKLSTSPVGEIVISDKYEFYDFQAKYLDNSMQLVSPAILPAGIEEKIQKAALLAFSAVGCEGLARIDFFYSSDNQIIINEINTMPGFTPTSVYPKLIEKTGISYQQLITKLIETAQKLSINVTR, from the coding sequence ATGAGTAAAGTTAGAGTTGGAATTATATGTGGTGGGAAAAGTAGTGAGCATGAAATTTCATGTGTTTCAGCAAATGGAATTCTTGGCGCAATAGATCGAAATAAATTTGAACCAGTACTAATTGGAATTACTAAATCAGGTAAATGGCTTCTTCTGCCAGCTGATACAAGTTTTATCATTCAAAATGGTGCCTTACCCGTAGTGCCAGAATCTGGAGTAGAGATAAGTGTTACTAGCCAAGGTTTATTTTCTGGCGGGAAAAACCTAGCAATCGATGTTGCATTTCCGATTCTGCATGGACCATATGGAGAAGATGGAACTATCCAAGGGCTTTTTGAAATGATTGGGCAGCGCTACGTTGGTTCAGGTGTTTTAGCGTGTGCGGTAAGTATGGATAAATCCTATGCAAAGCCTATTTTCGCATCTGCTGGTTTAAATGTTGCAGCAGGCACAGTTGTAACATCTTCAAAATTTGAACTACCAAGCAGTCTTAAATATCCACTATTTGTTAAACCAGCTAGAAGTGGCTCAAGCCGTGGTACAACAAAAGTTAAAGCAGCAACTGAGTTAACTGCAGCTGTTGAGCACGCACTGACTTTTGACACTAAGGTGATAATTGAGCAGGCAATAATTGGAAAAGAAATTGAATGCGCAGTCTTGCAAGCAGACGGCAAATTATCTACATCACCAGTTGGAGAAATTGTAATTTCAGATAAGTATGAGTTTTATGATTTTCAGGCTAAGTATTTAGATAATTCTATGCAACTTGTATCACCAGCAATTCTTCCAGCCGGCATTGAAGAAAAAATTCAAAAAGCTGCCTTACTTGCATTTAGCGCAGTTGGGTGTGAAGGATTGGCCAGAATTGATTTCTTCTATTCAAGTGATAATCAGATCATAATTAATGAAATCAATACTATGCCTGGCTTCACTCCAACCTCGGTTTATCCAAAGTTAATTGAGAAAACCGGTATTTCATATCAGCAACTCATAACTAAGTTAATTGAAACTGCTCAAAAGCTTTCAATAAATGTAACTAGGTAA
- the rsmD gene encoding 16S rRNA (guanine(966)-N(2))-methyltransferase RsmD translates to MSMRIIAGIGKGRKLFSPPSITRPTSDRAREGLFSSLISTFGTLEGLHFLDLFAGSAAVGVEALSRGAALVEAVESNSVSADVCEENFALLSSLTGVGKFKVHNKTVFEFLNHTASNPYEIIYIDPPYEVANSEIEKILKKIISLNLLSKFGVIAIERDGKVKAFTWPPSLTELKVRSYGAGSIHYGVHTERDA, encoded by the coding sequence ATGAGCATGCGAATTATTGCCGGAATTGGTAAAGGGCGAAAACTTTTTTCACCACCATCAATTACCCGCCCAACCTCTGACCGAGCACGAGAGGGTTTGTTCTCATCCTTAATTTCAACCTTTGGTACATTAGAAGGACTTCACTTTTTAGATTTATTTGCTGGCTCAGCAGCTGTGGGAGTTGAGGCATTATCTAGAGGAGCAGCCCTTGTTGAGGCAGTTGAAAGTAATTCAGTTAGCGCAGATGTTTGTGAAGAAAACTTTGCATTACTTTCATCCCTTACAGGAGTTGGGAAATTTAAGGTACATAATAAAACAGTATTTGAATTTTTAAACCATACTGCTTCTAATCCATACGAGATTATCTATATAGATCCACCGTATGAAGTGGCTAATTCAGAAATTGAAAAGATATTAAAGAAAATCATTTCACTTAATTTGTTAAGTAAGTTTGGAGTTATTGCAATTGAACGTGATGGGAAAGTAAAAGCATTCACTTGGCCACCTTCCTTAACAGAGCTCAAGGTTCGCTCATATGGTGCTGGTAGCATTCATTATGGAGTGCATACTGAGCGCGATGCGTGA
- the coaD gene encoding pantetheine-phosphate adenylyltransferase, whose translation MRRVVCPGSFDPITNGHLDIIARACTLFDEVVIAVLVNQTKSSLFTVDERIEMIKQVTTRYTNIKVDSWSGLLVDYCRTNKIPTIVKGLRAVSDFDYELQMSQVNLQLQGVETLFMSTAPSHSFLSSSLVKEIASYGGDVSAYMPAAIVDKLRSRLERKD comes from the coding sequence ATGAGACGTGTTGTTTGTCCAGGATCATTTGACCCAATTACTAATGGTCATCTAGATATTATTGCCAGAGCTTGTACTTTATTTGATGAGGTTGTAATTGCAGTATTAGTTAATCAAACGAAGAGCTCATTATTTACAGTAGATGAGCGAATTGAAATGATAAAGCAAGTAACTACTCGGTATACGAATATTAAGGTTGATTCCTGGTCTGGCTTATTAGTTGATTATTGCCGTACTAATAAGATTCCAACAATTGTTAAGGGATTACGGGCAGTAAGTGATTTTGATTATGAGCTACAAATGAGCCAAGTAAATTTACAACTGCAGGGAGTTGAGACATTATTTATGTCCACCGCCCCATCTCATTCATTTTTATCCTCTTCTTTAGTCAAAGAAATCGCTAGTTATGGTGGGGATGTCTCGGCTTATATGCCAGCTGCAATAGTGGATAAGTTAAGATCTCGCCTTGAGCGGAAGGATTAA
- the recG gene encoding ATP-dependent DNA helicase RecG: protein MASLVTRLQNIVGDRTADVLEKSFGMTTVNELLRHYPRRYVVRGELTDISTLLADDEVTILAEIEAVKLRRANGKNLLEVIVTDGSANLSLTFFNQAWREKDLKAGRVGMFAGKVGVFKGKRQLSHPDYQLIPDGDDVDAAVAEFAGKFLPVYPATAKLPSWKIMQCMKLALDSLDELADYLPEDVAKEFNYPNLMKAFSDIHQPPDLDSAANARERLTFDEALLLQLLLGQRRNEIVKLVTKSRTPNTPVLVAAFEAKLPFKYTAGQIEVNAQIEKDLSNKYPMHRLLQGEVGSGKTVVALRAMLSVVDSSGQAALLAPTEVLAQQHFRTIKKLLGELAQAGTLQAGSIGTEVELLTGSLSTAEKKEIHAKLASGQTGIVIGTHALISDGVTFADLGLVVVDEQHRFGVEQRDALRMKAKQPPHLLVMTATPIPRTVAMTVFGDLDISTLKELPSGRVAITTHVIPVLEKPHFLNRAWARVKEEVAKGHQVYIVAPRIVNPNKKLTEREIIAAQLLGEEYLDNEQMSAVEELAPELASGELSGLKIATLHGRQSSDLKEQTMVAFAKGEIDVLVATTVIEVGVDVANASMMVIMDADRFGISQLHQLRGRVGRGSVAGLCLLVTSAQEDSQSMQRLNALAQTLDGFELARLDLEQRKEGDVLGRSQSGGRSHLRLLRVLRDENLIDSARGVALKILGVDPEINHLPELKSEVDKLKSDEAARFMDKS, encoded by the coding sequence ATGGCCAGCCTTGTGACCCGATTGCAAAACATAGTAGGTGATCGAACTGCTGATGTTTTAGAAAAATCATTTGGGATGACTACTGTCAATGAACTACTTCGCCATTACCCAAGAAGGTATGTGGTGCGGGGTGAGTTAACTGATATTTCAACTTTATTAGCTGATGATGAGGTCACAATTTTGGCTGAAATTGAGGCGGTTAAATTACGGCGGGCTAATGGCAAAAACTTATTAGAGGTAATTGTTACAGATGGAAGTGCGAACTTGTCTTTAACGTTCTTTAACCAAGCTTGGCGGGAGAAGGATTTAAAAGCCGGCCGAGTAGGAATGTTTGCAGGAAAAGTTGGTGTATTTAAAGGTAAGCGACAGTTATCACACCCTGATTATCAATTAATTCCAGATGGAGATGACGTTGATGCTGCAGTTGCTGAGTTTGCTGGCAAATTTTTACCTGTCTACCCGGCTACGGCAAAACTACCGTCATGGAAGATAATGCAGTGCATGAAATTAGCTTTAGATTCATTAGATGAATTAGCAGATTATCTACCGGAGGATGTAGCTAAGGAATTTAATTATCCAAATTTAATGAAAGCATTCTCTGATATTCACCAACCACCTGATCTAGATAGCGCAGCAAATGCAAGAGAAAGGCTTACATTTGATGAGGCTTTGTTACTGCAGTTGTTGCTTGGTCAAAGACGAAATGAAATAGTTAAATTAGTAACAAAATCTCGCACACCAAATACCCCTGTTTTAGTTGCTGCTTTTGAAGCTAAGTTACCATTTAAATATACCGCTGGTCAGATTGAAGTTAACGCGCAAATTGAAAAGGATTTATCAAATAAGTATCCAATGCATCGACTACTGCAAGGTGAAGTCGGATCAGGAAAAACAGTTGTTGCACTTAGGGCAATGCTTTCCGTAGTTGATTCATCCGGTCAGGCAGCGCTGCTTGCACCTACAGAGGTTTTAGCTCAGCAACATTTTCGAACAATAAAAAAATTGCTTGGCGAATTAGCCCAAGCTGGCACACTGCAAGCAGGCTCAATAGGCACTGAAGTTGAATTACTAACTGGTTCTTTATCTACTGCTGAGAAAAAAGAGATTCATGCAAAGTTAGCAAGTGGACAAACTGGAATTGTGATTGGTACTCATGCGCTAATTTCAGATGGAGTTACATTTGCAGATCTCGGACTTGTAGTAGTTGACGAACAACATCGATTTGGTGTTGAGCAGCGAGATGCACTTCGTATGAAGGCAAAGCAACCACCACATCTTTTGGTTATGACCGCTACTCCAATTCCTAGAACTGTGGCAATGACGGTATTTGGTGATTTAGATATTTCAACACTTAAGGAATTACCTAGTGGGCGAGTAGCAATTACCACACATGTAATTCCAGTACTTGAAAAACCACACTTTTTAAATCGAGCATGGGCCCGTGTTAAGGAGGAGGTAGCAAAAGGTCATCAGGTTTATATCGTTGCGCCTAGAATTGTTAACCCAAATAAGAAACTAACAGAAAGAGAGATTATTGCTGCTCAATTATTAGGTGAAGAGTACTTAGATAATGAGCAGATGAGCGCAGTTGAAGAGTTAGCACCTGAACTAGCAAGTGGGGAATTATCTGGGTTAAAAATTGCCACACTTCATGGCCGCCAATCTAGTGATTTAAAAGAGCAAACAATGGTCGCGTTTGCAAAAGGTGAAATTGATGTTTTAGTAGCCACTACCGTAATTGAGGTGGGAGTTGATGTTGCAAATGCATCAATGATGGTAATTATGGATGCTGATCGTTTTGGCATCTCACAACTTCACCAACTCCGTGGTCGAGTTGGGCGAGGTAGTGTGGCAGGACTTTGCTTACTAGTTACAAGTGCGCAAGAGGATTCTCAAAGTATGCAAAGACTAAATGCACTGGCTCAAACTTTAGATGGTTTTGAATTAGCTCGCCTTGACCTTGAACAACGTAAAGAGGGTGATGTATTAGGTAGATCCCAATCTGGTGGTAGATCACACCTTCGCTTATTAAGAGTATTACGTGATGAGAATCTAATTGATTCTGCTAGAGGCGTTGCCCTTAAGATTTTAGGTGTTGATCCAGAGATAAATCATTTGCCAGAGCTAAAGAGTGAAGTAGATAAACTTAAGAGTGATGAAGCAGCAAGATTTATGGATAAATCATGA
- the thiL gene encoding thiamine-phosphate kinase, translated as MALIESEAGLIARLRDLFHTSFQTQVQVGIGDDAAVIKSSNNKLVATVDMAVEDIHFNKKWSTPFQIGAKLTTANLADIFAMGAIPKYLLVAAGISELNNSETVTELAKGIRSVADKFEVTVIGGDLSKSEKMTLSITALGELSAQPILRSGARVGDLIYLSSLTGLSAAGLAILNRELDRPRYVVEAHLNPKLVAPDKLIKVATSMCDVSDGLATDAAHLSYASNVNFNLSKDLISQAADFKDLAELAKELNEDVFDWILTGGEDHFFLATVGKENESNELGIQIGSVGKGEGKLLLDGVEIKKTGYQHF; from the coding sequence GTGGCATTGATTGAATCTGAAGCAGGGCTGATAGCGCGCTTACGCGATCTATTTCACACCTCATTTCAAACCCAGGTGCAAGTGGGCATCGGTGATGACGCTGCGGTTATAAAGAGTTCTAATAACAAGTTAGTTGCAACTGTAGATATGGCAGTAGAGGATATTCACTTTAATAAAAAGTGGTCCACACCATTTCAAATAGGGGCAAAACTTACAACGGCAAATCTTGCCGATATCTTTGCCATGGGGGCTATTCCTAAATATTTATTAGTAGCAGCTGGTATTAGTGAATTAAATAATAGCGAGACGGTTACCGAACTTGCTAAAGGTATTCGCTCTGTTGCCGATAAATTTGAGGTAACTGTTATTGGTGGTGATTTAAGCAAATCTGAGAAAATGACTTTAAGTATTACCGCTCTTGGTGAGTTATCAGCTCAACCAATTCTTCGAAGCGGTGCGAGAGTTGGAGATCTGATTTATTTATCATCACTTACAGGTTTATCTGCTGCCGGACTTGCAATATTAAATAGAGAACTAGATCGGCCAAGGTATGTAGTTGAGGCTCATTTAAATCCAAAACTAGTAGCACCAGATAAGTTAATCAAAGTAGCAACATCTATGTGTGATGTAAGTGATGGGTTAGCAACAGATGCCGCACACTTATCTTACGCATCAAATGTAAATTTTAATCTGAGTAAGGATTTAATCTCACAAGCAGCAGATTTTAAAGATCTTGCAGAGCTTGCGAAAGAATTAAATGAAGATGTATTTGATTGGATTCTTACTGGAGGTGAGGATCACTTCTTCCTGGCAACTGTTGGCAAGGAGAATGAGAGCAATGAATTAGGAATTCAAATAGGTAGTGTTGGTAAAGGTGAGGGGAAATTGTTACTAGATGGTGTAGAAATTAAAAAAACTGGTTACCAGCACTTCTAG
- a CDS encoding HU family DNA-binding protein has product MNKAQFIAYLAPQFGDSKKEAARAIEVVFDAVVRNISKGEDVMINDFGKFKKVDRPARKGRNPFTGESIQIKASKKVRFLPAKGLKEVISGARKLGAAPTPPAKVAPVKAAKKAGKAKKVSRKPARKAKKSKRR; this is encoded by the coding sequence ATGAACAAGGCCCAGTTCATCGCTTACCTAGCACCACAATTTGGTGATAGTAAGAAAGAAGCTGCTCGCGCTATTGAGGTTGTTTTTGATGCGGTAGTTCGCAATATCTCAAAGGGTGAAGATGTAATGATTAATGATTTCGGTAAGTTTAAGAAAGTTGATCGTCCAGCACGTAAGGGACGTAATCCATTTACCGGTGAATCAATTCAGATTAAAGCCAGCAAGAAGGTTCGCTTTCTACCTGCAAAGGGTTTGAAAGAAGTTATCTCTGGCGCACGTAAATTAGGTGCAGCACCAACACCACCAGCAAAAGTAGCGCCAGTAAAGGCTGCTAAGAAAGCTGGCAAGGCAAAGAAGGTTTCTCGTAAGCCTGCTAGAAAAGCGAAGAAGTCAAAGCGTCGCTAA
- the leuD gene encoding 3-isopropylmalate dehydratase small subunit, whose protein sequence is MEKFVKHTGSALPLRRSNVDTDQIIPAVYLKRITKNGFEDGLFAAWRNDPTFELNQPQYKSATVLVVGPDFGTGSSREHAVWALQNYGFKVVLSSRFADIFRGNSQKMGLLTVILPQDEIEKIWKKVESAPDTKITVDLEAKTVSYDTASIAFAIDDYTRWRLMEGLDDIGLTFTKIDEVTKFEEKRLSFKPKTLPIR, encoded by the coding sequence ATGGAAAAATTTGTTAAACATACCGGCAGCGCCTTACCGCTGCGCCGTAGCAATGTTGATACCGATCAAATAATCCCAGCTGTTTATCTAAAGCGGATTACTAAGAACGGTTTTGAAGATGGGCTATTTGCCGCCTGGCGCAATGATCCAACATTTGAGTTAAATCAACCTCAATATAAGAGTGCAACAGTTTTAGTTGTAGGCCCTGATTTTGGTACAGGCTCATCTAGAGAGCATGCGGTTTGGGCTTTGCAAAATTATGGCTTTAAAGTTGTTTTATCCAGCAGATTTGCCGACATCTTCCGAGGTAATTCACAAAAGATGGGGCTATTAACAGTTATTTTGCCACAGGATGAGATTGAAAAAATTTGGAAAAAAGTAGAAAGCGCACCTGATACCAAAATAACTGTTGATTTAGAGGCTAAGACAGTCTCATATGACACAGCAAGCATCGCCTTTGCCATCGATGATTACACCAGATGGCGACTAATGGAAGGCTTAGATGATATTGGGTTGACCTTTACAAAAATTGATGAGGTAACAAAGTTTGAAGAAAAAAGATTGAGTTTTAAGCCTAAAACACTACCAATTCGTTAA